The genomic stretch CACTGCCGCCTCGGTCCTATCTGAGACATCAAGCTTTGACAGGATAGTCTGCACATGTTTCTTGGCAGTATTCTCACTGATGCAAAGTGCACGTCCGATCTCTCTGTTGCTCTGCCCGCGCACTATCAATTCAAGTACTTCATGCTCGCGAGCCGTCAGGCTGTTCAGTCCCGCGG from Dehalococcoidales bacterium encodes the following:
- a CDS encoding response regulator transcription factor, translating into NSGGILIKTNLLHEAKFSLADMTGDQSKRKRIDTAGLNSLTAREHEVLELIVRGQSNREIGRALCISENTAKKHVQTILSKLDVSDRTEAAVKAVRVGLVSPFSNGEV